The proteins below come from a single Arthrobacter sp. B1I2 genomic window:
- a CDS encoding NAD(P)/FAD-dependent oxidoreductase, with product MAAQHEVVIIGGGNAGISLAARLQRYGVKDVAVIEPRGHHLYQPLFSHIAGGRAQAKEAVRPQESVMPQGVTWIRDAAAGVDANANTVALESGVSVAYGQLVVCPGLQYDWDAVPGLADAVHSPHGTSHYEFELAPKAWTLLSSMTSGTAVFTMPAGPIKCGGAAQKPMYLACDYWRERGVLDKIRVVMVQPYPTVFGVPEVDRELDRKINEYGIELRTNSELVAVSPTSRRATIRDNAANTTEDLTYDVLNAVPPQSAPDWLKATDLPAGGDTGGFVEVDRQTLRHLRYPNVWSLGDAAGTTNSKSGGSLRKQAKVVAKNLVAARKGKPLRAKYDGYSVCPFTVSRDTVVFAEFDDRYRPMPTIPRVPTWNESKLSWVVDRDLFPKIYWNLILKGRA from the coding sequence ATGGCTGCCCAGCATGAGGTGGTAATCATCGGCGGCGGCAATGCCGGCATCTCGCTGGCGGCCAGGCTGCAGCGGTACGGCGTCAAAGACGTGGCCGTGATTGAGCCCCGGGGCCACCACTTGTACCAGCCGCTGTTTTCGCACATCGCGGGCGGCCGGGCCCAGGCCAAGGAAGCCGTCCGCCCCCAGGAATCGGTTATGCCCCAGGGCGTGACCTGGATCCGGGATGCAGCCGCGGGCGTGGATGCCAACGCCAACACGGTTGCCCTGGAATCGGGGGTCTCGGTGGCCTACGGCCAGTTGGTGGTGTGCCCGGGGCTGCAGTATGACTGGGACGCGGTGCCGGGCCTGGCTGATGCCGTCCACTCACCGCATGGCACATCCCATTACGAGTTCGAGCTGGCCCCCAAGGCCTGGACGCTGCTCAGCAGCATGACGTCCGGCACCGCCGTCTTCACCATGCCCGCGGGTCCCATCAAGTGCGGCGGCGCCGCCCAGAAACCCATGTACCTGGCCTGCGACTACTGGCGTGAACGGGGGGTCCTGGACAAAATCCGCGTGGTGATGGTGCAGCCCTACCCCACGGTGTTCGGGGTCCCGGAAGTTGACCGGGAACTGGACCGGAAGATCAATGAATACGGAATCGAACTGCGGACCAACAGCGAACTGGTGGCTGTGAGCCCTACCAGCCGCAGGGCAACCATCAGGGACAACGCCGCAAACACCACGGAGGACCTGACGTATGACGTCCTCAACGCCGTCCCCCCGCAGTCGGCCCCGGACTGGCTCAAGGCCACCGACCTGCCGGCCGGCGGGGACACGGGCGGCTTCGTGGAGGTGGACCGGCAGACCCTGCGGCATCTCCGGTACCCCAACGTGTGGTCCCTGGGCGATGCCGCCGGTACCACCAATTCCAAGTCCGGCGGGTCGCTCCGCAAGCAGGCCAAGGTGGTGGCGAAGAACCTGGTGGCAGCCCGCAAGGGAAAGCCCCTGCGTGCCAAGTACGACGGCTACTCGGTGTGCCCGTTCACGGTGTCGCGGGACACGGTGGTGTTCGCCGAATTCGACGACCGGTACCGCCCCATGCCCACCATCCCCCGCGTGCCCACGTGGAATGAAAGCAAACTGTCGTGGGTCGTGGACCGGGATCTGTTCCCGAAGATCTACTGGAACCTGATCCTCAAAGGGCGGGCGTAA
- a CDS encoding DUF2945 domain-containing protein, with product MSLSKGTRVEWNTSQGKTHGRILEKKTSDFELDGNTHRASEDEPQYVVESEKTGARAAHKASALTEKK from the coding sequence ATGTCATTGAGCAAGGGAACCCGCGTGGAGTGGAACACTTCGCAGGGCAAGACGCACGGCAGAATCCTGGAAAAGAAAACCAGCGACTTTGAACTCGACGGCAACACGCACCGCGCCAGCGAGGATGAGCCGCAGTACGTGGTGGAGTCGGAGAAGACCGGCGCCCGCGCGGCGCACAAGGCGTCCGCGCTGACCGAGAAGAAGTAG
- a CDS encoding S9 family peptidase produces MTSTSLQDSTGTAIPAPPVAKKVPTGRTHHGETFVDNYEWLRDKESPEVVEHLRAENAYQEAVTAHQEPLREAIFQEIKGRTQETDLSVPHRKDGWWYFSRSAEGKEYGIHCRVRAADTGDKVADWTPPAVEAGVQIPGEEILLDGNVEAEGKPFFSVGGTAVTVDGTLYAYAVDNSGDERFTLRIKDLRTGELLPDVIENIFYGVAFSPDGTRLFYTVVDESWRPYQVKSHVLGTPVADDAVVYQEDDPAMWLGFELSAERRYLVLGIGCSEYSETRLLRFDDPTGTVSTVISRDERVLYEAEPFLLDGPDGHKTERILLTHNRGAINSMVSLADPAELEKPLAEQTWQTVVGHSDDVRVNGAGVTATHLIVSIRKDTIERVQVMGLAGLGTPGQQAPVEPEFDEELYTAGVGGSDYDAPVIRLGYTSYFTPSRIYDFVLPTPERPAGELLLRKESPVLGGYDGNDYVATREWATAADGTRIPLSVLRHKAVKQDSTAAGLVYGYGSYEMSMDPGFGIARLSLLDRGVVFVIAHIRGGGELGRHWYEDGKKLTKKNTFTDFVDATDWLADSGWVDPARIAALGGSAGGLLMGAVANMAPEKYAAIVAQVPFVDPLTSILDPDLPLSALEWEEWGNPITDPQAYAYMKSYSPYENVREVAYPRIAAVTSFNDTRVLYVEPAKWVQELRNKTTGSQPIVMKIEMDGGHGGASGRYVQWRERAWDYAFIADALGATELLPGAGLK; encoded by the coding sequence ATGACCTCCACTTCCCTGCAGGATTCCACCGGCACTGCAATCCCGGCGCCCCCGGTTGCCAAGAAGGTTCCCACTGGGCGCACCCACCACGGGGAGACGTTCGTGGACAACTACGAATGGCTGCGGGACAAGGAATCGCCGGAGGTGGTGGAGCACCTCCGGGCCGAAAACGCGTACCAGGAAGCCGTCACCGCGCACCAGGAGCCCCTCCGCGAGGCCATCTTCCAGGAGATCAAGGGCCGCACCCAGGAAACCGACCTTTCCGTTCCGCACCGCAAGGACGGCTGGTGGTACTTCAGCCGCTCGGCGGAGGGCAAGGAGTACGGTATCCACTGCCGGGTGCGGGCTGCCGATACCGGGGACAAAGTGGCCGACTGGACACCGCCGGCGGTGGAGGCCGGCGTGCAAATTCCCGGCGAAGAGATCCTGCTGGACGGCAACGTGGAAGCCGAAGGCAAGCCATTCTTTTCCGTGGGCGGCACAGCTGTCACAGTTGACGGCACCCTGTACGCCTATGCCGTGGACAACTCCGGCGACGAACGTTTCACCCTCCGGATTAAGGACCTTCGCACCGGCGAACTGCTGCCGGATGTCATTGAGAACATCTTCTATGGCGTGGCGTTTTCCCCGGACGGCACCCGGCTCTTCTACACGGTGGTGGACGAGTCCTGGCGGCCGTACCAGGTGAAATCACACGTCCTGGGCACGCCCGTGGCCGATGATGCGGTGGTTTACCAGGAGGACGACCCCGCCATGTGGCTGGGCTTCGAACTCTCCGCGGAGCGGCGCTACCTGGTGCTGGGCATCGGATGCTCGGAGTACAGCGAAACCCGGCTGCTCCGCTTTGACGACCCCACCGGCACCGTCAGCACCGTGATTTCCCGGGATGAACGCGTCCTGTACGAAGCCGAGCCCTTCCTGCTTGACGGCCCGGACGGGCACAAGACAGAGCGCATCCTGCTCACCCACAACCGCGGCGCCATCAACTCCATGGTCTCCCTGGCGGACCCGGCCGAGCTGGAAAAGCCGCTGGCCGAGCAGACGTGGCAGACCGTCGTCGGGCATTCCGATGACGTGCGGGTCAACGGCGCGGGCGTCACCGCCACGCACCTCATCGTCTCCATCCGCAAGGACACCATCGAGCGCGTCCAGGTGATGGGGCTCGCAGGGCTGGGCACGCCCGGCCAGCAGGCGCCCGTGGAACCGGAGTTTGACGAGGAGCTGTACACCGCGGGCGTGGGCGGCTCCGATTACGACGCCCCGGTGATCCGGCTGGGTTACACGTCCTACTTCACGCCGTCGCGCATCTACGATTTCGTCCTGCCCACCCCGGAACGGCCCGCAGGTGAGCTGCTGCTCCGTAAGGAAAGCCCCGTGCTGGGCGGCTACGACGGCAACGACTACGTGGCCACCCGGGAATGGGCCACCGCCGCCGACGGCACCCGCATCCCGCTGTCGGTCCTGCGGCACAAGGCCGTCAAGCAGGATTCGACGGCGGCGGGCCTGGTGTACGGGTACGGCTCGTACGAGATGAGCATGGATCCCGGCTTTGGTATTGCGCGGCTGTCGCTGCTGGACCGCGGCGTGGTGTTCGTGATCGCCCACATCCGCGGCGGCGGTGAACTGGGCCGGCACTGGTACGAGGACGGCAAGAAGCTCACCAAGAAGAACACCTTCACCGACTTCGTGGACGCCACCGACTGGCTGGCGGACTCGGGGTGGGTGGACCCTGCCCGGATCGCGGCGCTGGGCGGTTCGGCCGGCGGGCTCCTCATGGGCGCCGTGGCCAATATGGCGCCGGAGAAGTACGCGGCCATCGTGGCGCAGGTGCCGTTCGTGGACCCGCTCACCAGCATCCTGGATCCGGACCTGCCGCTGTCCGCCCTGGAGTGGGAGGAGTGGGGCAACCCCATCACGGACCCCCAGGCCTACGCCTACATGAAGTCCTACTCCCCCTATGAAAACGTGCGGGAGGTCGCCTATCCCAGGATCGCCGCCGTGACGTCCTTCAACGACACCCGGGTGCTGTACGTTGAGCCGGCCAAGTGGGTGCAGGAACTGCGGAACAAGACCACGGGATCCCAGCCCATTGTCATGAAGATCGAGATGGACGGCGGCCACGGCGGCGCGTCCGGCCGGTACGTCCAGTGGCGCGAACGGGCCTGGGACTACGCGTTCATCGCCGATGCCCTGGGTGCCACCGAACTGCTGCCGGGCGCCGGCCTGAAGTAG